In Halodesulfovibrio sp. MK-HDV, a single window of DNA contains:
- a CDS encoding SPFH domain-containing protein, producing the protein MTGLITSIVIAALALITLIKTAIVVPQKSSYVVERLGKYSKTLDAGLHILIPFVDKVAYRRSTKEEILGIDSQSCITSDNVVVEIDGILYIQVQDVMKSCYGINDYYLAASQLAQTSLRSAIGKISLDKTFEERDSINAAVVGAVDEAAREWGIKVMRYEIQDITPPETVMHAMEQQMKAEREKRAEIASSEGDRQSRINRAEGYKQEAIELSEGEKQKKINEAGGHAQEILLIAEATSKGITLIADAMSAPGGKEAAQLKIAEQFINEFGKMAEKSNTMIIPADMANVGGMVASATEILNQIKVQK; encoded by the coding sequence ATGACCGGTCTTATTACTTCCATAGTTATCGCCGCACTTGCCCTTATTACTCTTATCAAGACGGCTATTGTTGTGCCGCAGAAAAGCTCTTACGTTGTTGAACGCTTGGGTAAGTACTCCAAAACTCTTGATGCGGGTCTGCACATCCTCATCCCTTTTGTAGATAAAGTTGCCTACCGCCGCTCTACTAAAGAAGAAATTTTGGGAATTGATTCCCAGTCTTGTATTACCAGCGATAACGTAGTCGTAGAAATCGACGGCATACTGTACATTCAGGTACAGGATGTCATGAAATCCTGTTACGGCATTAATGATTACTATCTTGCCGCAAGCCAGTTGGCACAGACCTCTCTACGTTCTGCCATTGGTAAAATCAGCCTTGATAAAACATTCGAAGAACGTGACAGCATTAACGCTGCCGTTGTTGGTGCAGTTGACGAAGCAGCACGCGAATGGGGCATCAAAGTTATGCGTTACGAAATTCAGGACATCACCCCTCCTGAAACTGTTATGCACGCTATGGAACAGCAGATGAAAGCAGAACGTGAAAAACGTGCTGAAATTGCTAGCTCTGAAGGTGACAGACAGTCCCGCATTAACCGTGCGGAAGGGTACAAGCAGGAAGCCATTGAACTTTCTGAAGGTGAAAAACAGAAAAAGATCAACGAAGCTGGTGGCCATGCTCAGGAGATCCTCCTTATCGCCGAAGCTACTTCAAAAGGTATTACCCTTATTGCAGATGCTATGTCCGCCCCTGGTGGTAAAGAAGCAGCACAGCTTAAAATTGCTGAGCAGTTCATCAACGAGTTCGGTAAAATGGCTGAAAAATCCAACACCATGATCATTCCAGCAGACATGGCAAACGTTGGTGGTATGGTTGCATCTGCTACAGAAATTTTAAACCAGATTAAAGTACAGAAATAA
- a CDS encoding P-loop NTPase: MPTIEEALYIKLEASDPTIAGALHNMLCEIPFTHLLNTLQLTKPEVLVIGCTNYTEEIRERILEAKRHNYGAVFVCASQYTDSHKQQALVAGARDFFSYPLSKLILQRALEDYVTNRSVDPSKKNRPKVIAVMGARGGSGTTSVAVNLAACFAQDGKRVGLLDFSRPYGDVATFLNTPSKRDRRHAAKDLGLMNASYIKSAMYHHSSGILALVAPEVTMGTGSVVPETVSAMLIAAADAFGTIVIDMGSRVDAALYRVMEMADDSLLVTMPTKPCMGSAKRFVETITAGGFENFCKLSLVLTGCVSGNTLSKFEIEKTIGVDCITCLPEDQKGTFIAINDGTPYCHLFPESTLTSSLKELAALLRQHECPDEEYYYDDY, translated from the coding sequence ATGCCTACAATTGAAGAAGCTTTATACATAAAACTTGAAGCCAGTGATCCAACTATTGCAGGCGCTCTTCATAATATGCTGTGTGAAATACCCTTCACACACCTTCTAAACACACTTCAGCTTACAAAGCCGGAAGTTCTTGTTATCGGCTGCACTAACTATACTGAAGAAATAAGAGAGCGTATTCTTGAAGCAAAAAGGCATAATTACGGCGCTGTGTTTGTTTGTGCATCGCAATATACAGACTCTCATAAACAACAAGCATTAGTTGCGGGCGCACGAGATTTTTTTAGCTATCCTCTGAGCAAATTAATCTTACAGCGGGCTTTGGAAGATTACGTAACAAACCGCTCGGTTGATCCGAGTAAAAAGAATCGGCCTAAAGTTATTGCAGTCATGGGCGCACGTGGTGGCTCCGGAACAACGTCTGTGGCGGTAAACTTGGCAGCATGCTTTGCACAAGATGGAAAACGGGTAGGTTTACTCGATTTTTCAAGACCATACGGAGACGTCGCCACATTCCTGAATACTCCTTCAAAGCGTGACAGACGCCACGCCGCAAAAGATCTCGGCCTAATGAATGCCTCATACATTAAAAGCGCTATGTATCATCACAGCAGCGGCATCTTAGCCCTAGTAGCACCGGAAGTGACCATGGGGACGGGAAGTGTGGTTCCAGAAACTGTTTCTGCCATGCTCATTGCAGCAGCAGATGCATTTGGAACAATTGTTATTGATATGGGCAGCCGTGTGGATGCTGCACTCTATAGAGTAATGGAAATGGCAGACGACAGCCTGCTTGTAACCATGCCTACAAAGCCTTGCATGGGGAGCGCTAAGCGATTTGTAGAGACTATCACGGCAGGCGGTTTCGAAAACTTCTGTAAACTTTCGCTTGTGCTTACCGGCTGTGTTTCCGGCAACACTCTCTCTAAATTTGAAATAGAAAAGACCATCGGCGTTGATTGCATTACGTGTTTACCGGAAGACCAGAAGGGCACATTCATCGCAATTAACGATGGAACGCCCTACTGTCATTTATTCCCGGAATCTACACTCACAAGCAGCCTTAAAGAGCTTGCAGCACTGTTACGGCAACATGAATGTCCGGATGAAGAATACTATTATGACGATTATTAG
- a CDS encoding cytochrome c family protein, which translates to MQNQRVFLVALVLVLCVPCITFAAKYVGSAACGECHETEHGRFMQHSKKAKSWESIAVMAPKLTPAEQQECYECHTTGYKNGGFVSYEETPELSDVGCETCHGPGAAHAEDGDPDLIKRKPEPKECVVCHSAARVNDFGFKPLVNSGAH; encoded by the coding sequence ATGCAAAACCAGAGAGTCTTTCTAGTTGCTCTCGTATTGGTTCTGTGCGTGCCATGTATTACTTTCGCAGCGAAGTATGTGGGATCTGCTGCGTGTGGTGAATGTCATGAAACAGAACACGGGCGTTTTATGCAACACTCGAAGAAGGCAAAATCTTGGGAGAGTATTGCAGTAATGGCGCCAAAGCTTACACCGGCAGAGCAACAAGAATGCTACGAATGCCACACTACTGGTTACAAAAATGGGGGATTTGTTAGCTACGAAGAGACTCCGGAACTATCAGATGTTGGGTGTGAAACTTGTCATGGACCTGGTGCGGCACATGCTGAAGATGGCGATCCTGATTTGATCAAGCGTAAACCTGAACCAAAAGAATGCGTGGTATGCCACAGTGCGGCCCGTGTTAACGATTTTGGATTCAAACCGCTTGTAAACAGTGGTGCACACTAG
- a CDS encoding BPL-N domain-containing protein, with translation MSSIYILWDESHLWGLLVWRALEAMKLPYCIVRGEEIAQGLLSCNPPALLLAPGGNARLKADALGSKGIEEIRKYVANGGKYLGFCGGAGLGLTGQNGLNLCPWERAKFTNRLQHFVSGHLHSSIGTHISHSADLVPDNFPEKPDLPVWWPARFSPKENTDVEILASYETPSDDFWIADLPLNTLPPGTFNEWEALYDLKLRPEFLKGQPCILTGKYGEGRYVLSYTHLETPNSPDANAWLAHIIKTLTDGAVTAEQTLVTDWNPSEEIPQWTDEKLLEAKGIFDDIVTIGKNHCLFFERNSWLIGWRAGIPGANLNNLYNGLCSAVSMPPTPAAEAYWDSVSDEFMHNLTLFYEGVKGYLLAERLAMTLSKTFPETVSTESLRNQRAALFGPPMASGGVYLELLQTLDHLMYLVLPHTIQS, from the coding sequence ATGTCAAGCATCTATATATTATGGGACGAATCTCACCTATGGGGTTTACTCGTCTGGCGGGCACTGGAAGCAATGAAACTTCCATACTGCATTGTGCGGGGAGAAGAAATAGCGCAGGGATTGCTTTCTTGCAACCCACCAGCCCTACTTCTTGCTCCTGGAGGCAATGCCAGACTTAAAGCAGACGCCCTTGGATCTAAGGGAATCGAAGAAATACGTAAATATGTTGCCAATGGCGGCAAGTACTTAGGCTTCTGCGGTGGCGCAGGGCTAGGACTTACCGGTCAAAACGGGCTGAATCTATGTCCGTGGGAACGCGCAAAATTTACCAACCGCTTACAACATTTTGTAAGTGGCCATCTTCATTCTTCTATCGGTACCCACATTTCTCACTCTGCCGACCTTGTTCCAGATAACTTTCCAGAAAAACCAGACCTTCCAGTCTGGTGGCCAGCCAGATTCTCTCCAAAAGAAAATACTGATGTTGAAATTTTGGCCAGCTACGAAACTCCAAGTGACGATTTCTGGATTGCAGATCTACCTTTAAACACACTTCCTCCGGGCACTTTTAATGAGTGGGAAGCGTTGTACGATCTTAAATTACGTCCAGAATTCCTTAAAGGTCAGCCCTGCATCCTCACAGGTAAATACGGTGAAGGCCGCTATGTACTTAGTTACACGCACCTTGAAACACCAAATTCACCCGATGCAAACGCATGGCTTGCCCATATCATTAAAACACTCACTGACGGTGCAGTTACAGCAGAGCAAACGCTGGTAACAGATTGGAACCCTTCAGAAGAGATTCCACAATGGACAGATGAAAAGCTGTTGGAAGCAAAAGGGATATTTGACGATATCGTTACAATTGGCAAGAACCATTGTCTTTTCTTTGAAAGAAATTCGTGGCTAATCGGTTGGCGCGCAGGCATTCCGGGTGCAAACCTGAACAACCTGTACAACGGGCTATGCTCCGCAGTCTCCATGCCGCCTACTCCTGCGGCGGAAGCCTACTGGGATTCTGTCTCTGACGAGTTCATGCACAACCTGACACTCTTCTATGAGGGAGTTAAGGGGTATTTGTTAGCAGAACGTCTTGCTATGACGTTATCAAAAACATTCCCCGAGACTGTTTCCACCGAATCATTACGCAACCAACGGGCAGCTTTGTTCGGCCCTCCGATGGCAAGCGGCGGTGTATATTTAGAGCTTCTTCAAACATTAGATCACCTTATGTATCTTGTGTTACCACATACTATTCAATCGTAG
- a CDS encoding NfeD family protein, with translation MLSMDFDVNLFWLAWFSLAVIFFLIEMFTPTFITIFFSAGAILAGITALFELSLTFQIVMFFCSSIALLVLLRKKMPTWFGQDAKDQEPFTDTAINAHATVAEAISCTSGGRIKYQGTFWNAEATEDIDSGAIVTILARKESDQNTFIVKKD, from the coding sequence ATGTTAAGCATGGATTTTGATGTTAATTTATTCTGGTTGGCTTGGTTTTCTTTAGCAGTAATCTTTTTTCTTATTGAGATGTTTACTCCTACCTTCATAACAATATTTTTCTCAGCAGGCGCAATACTCGCAGGCATAACTGCGCTCTTTGAACTGTCTTTGACATTTCAAATTGTCATGTTTTTCTGTTCTTCCATTGCCCTGCTCGTACTTCTCCGCAAAAAAATGCCTACATGGTTCGGTCAAGACGCTAAAGACCAAGAACCATTTACAGACACAGCCATAAACGCCCATGCCACTGTTGCTGAAGCAATTTCATGCACAAGTGGTGGTCGCATTAAATATCAGGGAACTTTCTGGAACGCTGAGGCAACGGAAGATATTGATTCCGGTGCAATTGTCACGATCCTCGCTCGTAAAGAATCTGATCAAAATACTTTTATAGTCAAAAAGGATTAA
- a CDS encoding valine--tRNA ligase, translated as MAENALSKGYESQKVEDQWRKHWEENNVFTPDMDAEGDAYSIVIPPPNVTGALHMGHALNLTLQDILCRYQRQKGKKVLWVPGTDHAGIATQNVVERKLATEGLGRHDLGREKFVERVWEWRDEYGSRILNQVRMMGASVDWSRERFTMDEGLSKAVRKVFAELHDQGLIYKGDYIINWCPRCHTALADDEVDHSDEPGAMHYIKYPLADGSGELTIATTRPETMLADTAIAVNPEDDRFNHLIGKKAILPLVGRELDIIGDSYVDIEFGTGCLKVTPAHDHNDWELGRKHGLEVMNILTEDGTLSEDTGEYAGLTCAEARVKILEALKAEGFLDRIEEHEHSVGHCYRCKTIVEPFVSTQWFVAMTKLAPRARAAVPELTQIFPESWIKTYNHWLDNIRDWCISRQIWWGHRIPAWTCQDCGELIVAAEDPTSCKCGSKNIVQDEDVLDTWFSSALWPFTTMGWPDKTKELDTFYPTSVLVTGFDILFFWVARMMMMGLHFMDEVPFHHVYIHALVRDEQGKKMSKSTGNVIDPVEMIDKYGCDSLRFTLTSFAAMGRDIKLSEQRIDGYRNFSNKIWNAARFALMNLPEEKPKTFAFNEIDGVHHRWILSRLETVKKDMDHAITSYHFNESAQIMYKFIWNEFCDWYLELIKPDMRAGGERAEKAQFVLWTVLQEMMVILHPIMPFITAEVWSVLPGIENKDIATVLYPEMRPACESPVAETAMTLIQETIVAVRTIKAELNVAPQTRLNVLIRTASREANALYEESMEVMQALARLENVELGADVEAPKASASSIVQGNEVIVPLEGLVNFEDELARLDKELGKVEKDLKQASGKLRNESFVNNAPAAIVEKEKARAAELADTQQKLLKLQKRLVDAMG; from the coding sequence ATGGCGGAAAACGCTCTTTCTAAGGGGTATGAATCCCAAAAAGTTGAAGACCAGTGGCGCAAGCACTGGGAAGAAAACAACGTGTTCACACCGGATATGGATGCTGAGGGTGATGCATATTCAATTGTCATTCCGCCTCCAAACGTCACCGGTGCTTTGCACATGGGACATGCTCTTAACCTTACTCTGCAGGATATCCTTTGTCGCTACCAGCGTCAGAAAGGTAAAAAAGTTCTGTGGGTACCGGGTACTGACCACGCAGGTATTGCTACTCAGAACGTTGTAGAGCGTAAGCTTGCAACTGAAGGCTTGGGTCGTCACGATCTTGGCCGCGAAAAATTTGTTGAACGTGTATGGGAATGGCGCGATGAATATGGCAGCCGTATTCTCAATCAGGTTCGTATGATGGGTGCATCCGTTGACTGGAGCCGTGAACGCTTCACCATGGATGAAGGTCTTTCTAAAGCTGTTCGTAAAGTTTTTGCAGAACTTCATGATCAGGGACTCATCTACAAAGGTGACTACATCATTAACTGGTGTCCTCGTTGTCATACCGCTCTTGCTGATGACGAAGTAGATCACTCTGACGAACCGGGTGCGATGCACTACATTAAATACCCGCTCGCAGACGGCTCCGGCGAACTTACCATCGCAACAACCCGTCCTGAAACCATGCTTGCGGATACCGCTATTGCTGTTAACCCTGAAGATGATCGTTTCAATCATCTCATCGGTAAAAAAGCGATTCTTCCACTTGTTGGTCGTGAGCTTGATATTATTGGTGATAGCTACGTAGACATCGAGTTCGGTACAGGTTGTCTTAAAGTTACCCCTGCACATGACCACAATGACTGGGAACTCGGTCGTAAACACGGTCTTGAGGTTATGAACATCCTGACCGAAGACGGTACTCTTTCCGAAGATACCGGCGAATACGCAGGTCTTACCTGTGCTGAAGCACGTGTTAAAATCCTCGAAGCATTGAAAGCTGAAGGCTTCCTCGATCGCATCGAAGAGCACGAACACAGCGTTGGTCACTGCTACCGTTGTAAAACTATCGTTGAACCGTTTGTTTCAACTCAGTGGTTCGTAGCAATGACTAAACTTGCTCCACGTGCTCGTGCAGCAGTTCCTGAACTTACTCAGATTTTCCCAGAGTCATGGATCAAGACCTACAACCATTGGCTTGATAACATCCGTGACTGGTGCATCTCCCGTCAGATCTGGTGGGGACACCGTATTCCGGCATGGACATGTCAGGATTGTGGCGAGCTTATCGTAGCAGCGGAAGATCCAACCAGTTGTAAATGTGGTTCCAAGAATATCGTACAGGACGAAGACGTTCTCGATACTTGGTTCTCTTCAGCTCTTTGGCCGTTTACTACCATGGGCTGGCCTGACAAAACAAAAGAGCTCGATACATTCTACCCGACTTCCGTACTCGTTACTGGTTTCGATATTCTCTTCTTCTGGGTTGCCCGTATGATGATGATGGGTCTGCACTTTATGGACGAAGTTCCGTTCCATCATGTGTACATTCATGCTCTTGTACGTGACGAACAGGGCAAGAAAATGTCCAAATCAACAGGTAACGTTATCGATCCTGTTGAAATGATCGACAAATACGGTTGTGACTCCCTGCGCTTTACTCTGACTTCATTCGCAGCAATGGGTCGTGATATTAAATTGTCCGAGCAGCGCATTGATGGGTACCGTAACTTCAGTAACAAAATTTGGAACGCAGCTCGCTTCGCGTTGATGAACCTTCCGGAAGAAAAGCCTAAGACTTTTGCTTTCAATGAAATCGACGGCGTACATCACCGTTGGATTCTTTCCCGTCTTGAAACTGTGAAGAAAGATATGGATCACGCTATTACTAGCTACCATTTCAACGAATCTGCACAGATCATGTACAAGTTCATCTGGAACGAGTTCTGTGACTGGTACCTCGAGCTTATCAAACCTGACATGCGTGCAGGCGGCGAACGTGCAGAAAAAGCACAGTTTGTACTCTGGACTGTGTTGCAGGAAATGATGGTTATTCTTCACCCGATTATGCCTTTCATCACCGCAGAGGTATGGAGCGTATTACCGGGTATCGAGAACAAAGATATCGCAACCGTATTGTACCCAGAAATGCGTCCTGCCTGTGAAAGCCCAGTGGCTGAAACAGCAATGACACTTATTCAGGAAACAATCGTTGCAGTACGTACCATTAAAGCAGAGCTGAACGTTGCTCCACAGACTCGCCTCAACGTGCTTATCCGCACAGCTTCCCGTGAAGCAAACGCGTTGTACGAAGAATCTATGGAAGTAATGCAGGCTCTCGCCCGTCTTGAAAACGTTGAACTCGGCGCAGACGTTGAAGCACCAAAAGCTTCTGCTTCCAGCATTGTTCAGGGTAACGAAGTTATCGTACCTCTCGAAGGTCTCGTAAACTTTGAAGACGAACTTGCCCGACTCGATAAAGAGCTCGGTAAAGTTGAAAAAGATCTTAAGCAGGCTTCCGGTAAGCTGCGTAACGAAAGCTTCGTTAACAACGCTCCGGCTGCTATTGTTGAAAAAGAGAAAGCTCGCGCTGCTGAACTTGCAGATACACAGCAGAAATTGCTTAAGCTTCAGAAGCGTCTTGTTGACGCAATGGGCTAG
- the tgt gene encoding tRNA guanosine(34) transglycosylase Tgt, whose translation MANIGEFTLHATDGAARTGELQTAHGVVQTPIFMPVGTVGSVKGIAPDDLENIGAEIILGNTYHLYLRPGDELVARHGGLQKFNSWNKPILTDSGGFQVFSLSGLRKIKEEGVTFRSHLDGSKHLFTPEKVIQIQRNLNSDIMMVLDECVGFGADKEYTARSLEMTTRWAKRCREEYPRGAGDNLLFAITQGGFHKDLRERSIAQLTSEDFDGFALGGLSVGESKEKMMEILYHSAPLLPREKPRYLMGVGTPLDIINGINAGIDMFDCVLPTRNARNGTLYTSLGKVSIKRKEHADDESPLDPNCNCYTCRNFSRAYLRHLYQAKELLSFRLNSIHNLTYFLDTVRGARKAIHEGTFAEYKKSYEAIYPNEVI comes from the coding sequence ATGGCTAACATCGGAGAATTTACATTACACGCAACGGACGGAGCTGCCCGTACAGGCGAACTGCAAACTGCGCATGGCGTAGTGCAGACGCCTATCTTTATGCCTGTGGGCACGGTAGGCAGCGTTAAGGGCATTGCTCCTGACGATTTAGAAAATATTGGCGCTGAGATTATTCTCGGCAACACCTACCACCTCTACCTTCGTCCGGGCGACGAACTAGTTGCACGCCACGGCGGGTTACAGAAGTTCAACTCCTGGAACAAACCGATCCTCACAGACAGTGGCGGCTTTCAGGTTTTCAGTCTCAGTGGTTTGAGAAAAATCAAAGAAGAAGGCGTTACCTTCCGCTCCCATCTGGATGGTTCTAAGCATCTTTTCACACCGGAAAAAGTTATCCAGATTCAGCGTAACCTGAACTCTGATATCATGATGGTGCTTGATGAATGCGTAGGCTTTGGTGCTGATAAAGAATACACAGCACGCTCTTTGGAAATGACCACTCGCTGGGCTAAACGCTGTCGTGAAGAATACCCTCGCGGTGCCGGAGATAACCTGCTCTTCGCCATCACTCAGGGTGGTTTCCACAAAGATTTACGCGAACGCTCTATTGCACAGCTAACGTCTGAAGATTTCGACGGCTTTGCACTGGGCGGTCTTTCTGTTGGCGAAAGCAAAGAAAAGATGATGGAAATTCTATACCACTCTGCTCCTTTGCTCCCAAGAGAGAAACCACGCTACCTTATGGGTGTCGGCACCCCTCTCGACATCATCAACGGCATTAATGCCGGTATTGATATGTTCGACTGCGTTCTGCCTACACGTAACGCCCGTAACGGCACACTGTACACCTCACTGGGTAAAGTCAGCATTAAACGTAAAGAGCACGCGGACGACGAAAGTCCACTTGATCCGAATTGCAATTGCTACACATGTCGCAATTTCTCTCGCGCGTATTTACGCCACTTGTATCAGGCAAAAGAGCTGCTCTCTTTCCGCTTGAACTCCATCCATAACCTTACCTACTTCCTCGACACTGTTCGCGGTGCACGTAAGGCTATTCATGAAGGAACATTTGCTGAATACAAAAAGTCTTACGAGGCGATTTACCCTAACGAAGTCATCTAA
- a CDS encoding methyl-accepting chemotaxis protein, with the protein MAIRTSLGAKITVLITIISFVVFSILIGTSTFLQRKGMLEQLSESLTQTSQLVQEAIERPMVVGDDEGTTEEFIRLRNEYPGMKIHLADYAGEVTYSTQDVNVDKQIAGLLPIDGFADVSKRALQEPIKENLIVSGGDSPVFVRVISIPNAPSCRHCHGASKPILGQLVITKDISGTMGTIAFQMYENMAISLAGLIALVLSVVFFIRKVVIKPIEQIAAASDAITNGDFNAHFLVESEDELGNLSKNLGSMVEKLKIELGFSKGVLRGMTAPILICDVDRKVTSTNQEAITLMGVAGTPIEYKGVPVSEFVVNDPCCDRIIEDVITSRRPSTGNEGVLENFAGDQLTLIFDAAPIYDLDGKMLGVFVMITDMTSMRRQQIRVEEQNEKITHAAESARAISEQVSSASEELAAQIRQSSNGADEQQKLTGESASAMTQMNASVLEVARNASDAAELAATTQEKAAEGGQIVGQAVSKIHAVSEQAQALKEEMSVLGSRADGIGQIITVIEDIADQTNLLALNAAIEAARAGDAGRGFAVVADEVRKLAEKTMNATREVVEYVGAIQTSTHQNVEATERAVELVGDSTELATRSGEALKAIMKMVEATADQVRAIATASEEQSAASEQINSSVTVINDISEQTAAAMTESTVAVEVVAQLAQDLDGIIENMRS; encoded by the coding sequence ATGGCGATACGGACTTCTTTAGGTGCTAAGATTACAGTCTTAATCACCATCATTTCGTTTGTTGTGTTCTCAATACTCATTGGCACTTCGACATTCCTTCAGCGTAAAGGAATGCTGGAGCAGCTTAGTGAGTCTTTGACGCAGACATCGCAACTGGTGCAGGAAGCGATTGAGCGCCCAATGGTTGTCGGTGATGATGAAGGGACGACTGAGGAATTCATCCGACTTAGGAATGAATACCCGGGCATGAAAATTCATCTTGCCGATTATGCTGGCGAAGTAACGTATTCAACGCAAGATGTTAACGTTGATAAGCAGATTGCAGGTCTGTTACCGATCGACGGTTTTGCGGATGTGTCCAAACGGGCATTGCAAGAACCAATAAAAGAAAATCTGATTGTAAGCGGTGGCGACAGTCCCGTTTTTGTCAGAGTAATCTCAATTCCAAATGCTCCTTCCTGTAGGCACTGTCATGGTGCATCCAAGCCTATTCTCGGGCAGCTGGTCATTACAAAAGACATTTCCGGTACGATGGGTACCATTGCCTTCCAGATGTATGAGAACATGGCAATCTCTCTTGCCGGATTGATAGCACTTGTTCTCAGTGTCGTGTTCTTTATTCGTAAAGTCGTTATCAAACCAATTGAGCAAATTGCTGCTGCATCAGACGCCATTACAAATGGTGATTTTAATGCACATTTCTTGGTTGAAAGCGAAGATGAACTTGGCAATTTGTCTAAAAACCTTGGTTCGATGGTTGAAAAACTTAAGATTGAGTTAGGTTTCTCCAAAGGTGTCTTACGGGGTATGACCGCGCCAATTCTTATTTGTGATGTTGACCGTAAGGTTACTTCTACAAATCAGGAAGCGATTACCCTTATGGGAGTTGCCGGAACACCAATTGAATACAAAGGTGTCCCGGTCTCTGAGTTCGTTGTAAACGACCCTTGTTGTGACCGGATTATTGAAGATGTAATTACATCACGTCGACCTTCCACAGGTAATGAAGGCGTTTTGGAAAACTTTGCGGGTGATCAACTTACCCTTATTTTTGATGCTGCGCCTATCTATGATTTAGATGGCAAAATGCTTGGTGTGTTCGTAATGATTACGGACATGACAAGTATGCGCAGACAGCAAATCAGAGTGGAAGAACAGAACGAAAAGATTACTCATGCTGCGGAGTCTGCACGGGCTATTTCTGAACAGGTATCATCTGCTTCTGAAGAGCTTGCCGCGCAGATTCGTCAGTCCAGCAATGGCGCTGATGAGCAGCAGAAACTTACAGGTGAATCCGCAAGTGCAATGACGCAAATGAATGCTTCTGTTCTTGAGGTTGCCCGTAACGCTTCTGATGCTGCTGAACTTGCTGCAACAACGCAGGAAAAGGCAGCGGAAGGCGGACAGATTGTAGGTCAGGCTGTAAGTAAGATTCATGCTGTTTCGGAACAGGCACAGGCTCTTAAAGAGGAAATGAGCGTACTTGGTTCCCGTGCAGATGGAATTGGCCAGATTATTACCGTAATTGAAGATATTGCCGACCAGACAAACTTGCTTGCATTGAACGCGGCTATTGAAGCTGCACGTGCTGGTGATGCTGGTCGAGGTTTTGCTGTTGTAGCAGATGAAGTGCGTAAGCTTGCAGAAAAAACAATGAATGCCACCCGCGAAGTTGTTGAGTATGTAGGTGCAATTCAGACAAGTACACATCAAAATGTTGAAGCGACAGAAAGGGCTGTTGAGCTTGTGGGTGATTCCACAGAGCTGGCTACCCGTTCTGGTGAAGCGTTGAAAGCGATTATGAAAATGGTTGAAGCAACTGCGGATCAGGTTCGCGCTATTGCCACTGCATCAGAAGAGCAGTCGGCAGCGAGTGAACAGATCAACAGTTCTGTAACCGTTATTAATGATATCTCTGAGCAGACAGCCGCCGCCATGACTGAGTCTACCGTTGCGGTAGAAGTCGTTGCGCAGCTTGCTCAGGACTTGGACGGCATTATTGAGAATATGCGTTCATAG